In Bradyrhizobium sp. G127, one genomic interval encodes:
- a CDS encoding Hsp20 family protein: protein MSRVPSLSSPFLLGFDEIERALDRVVKGADGYPPYNIERCGRDTGQPERLRITLAVAGFTRDQLDVTTEENQLVIRGRQQDDKTREYIHRGIAARHFQRTFVLADGMYVIGADLKNGLLSIDLARPEPERVVKTIAINEHE from the coding sequence ATGTCTCGTGTTCCTTCGCTATCGAGTCCGTTCCTTTTGGGATTCGACGAAATCGAGCGTGCGCTCGATCGCGTCGTGAAAGGTGCAGACGGTTATCCTCCTTACAATATCGAGCGGTGCGGCCGTGATACGGGCCAGCCCGAACGCCTGCGGATCACGCTGGCGGTCGCCGGATTTACCCGCGACCAACTCGATGTAACCACTGAGGAAAACCAGCTCGTGATCCGGGGCCGCCAGCAGGACGACAAGACCCGGGAATACATCCATCGCGGCATCGCCGCGCGGCACTTCCAGCGCACCTTCGTGCTGGCGGACGGGATGTATGTCATCGGCGCCGACCTGAAGAACGGCCTGCTGTCGATCGATCTGGCTCGTCCCGAGCCTGAACGGGTCGTTAAGACGATAGCCATCAATGAACACGAATAA
- a CDS encoding DUF1150 domain-containing protein: MTGNIVFEPAVSLETLATLGEGHIAYVKQIRSEDVPGLFPQAPQIAPGLKLFALHAADGTPIMLTDSREAAIANAWSNELETVSVH, encoded by the coding sequence ATGACTGGTAATATTGTTTTTGAACCCGCTGTCTCGCTTGAGACGCTGGCCACTCTCGGCGAAGGCCATATCGCCTACGTCAAACAGATTCGCTCGGAAGACGTGCCGGGACTGTTCCCGCAGGCGCCGCAGATCGCGCCGGGCCTGAAGCTGTTCGCGCTTCATGCCGCCGACGGCACGCCCATCATGCTCACCGACAGCCGCGAGGCGGCGATCGCAAATGCATGGAGCAACGAGCTGGAAACCGTTAGCGTTCACTGA
- the ptsN gene encoding PTS IIA-like nitrogen regulatory protein PtsN: protein MTITDLVAPEAILPALKVNSKKQALQELAARAAVLTGQNERSIFEVLLQREKLGTTAVGYGVAIPHGKLPKLDKLSGLFARLDRPIDFEAMDGQPVDLVFLLLAPEGAGADHLKALARIARLLRDQDIAKKLRASKDAQALYSVLALPPATAA from the coding sequence ATGACGATTACCGATCTGGTCGCACCCGAGGCGATTCTTCCTGCCTTGAAGGTCAACAGCAAGAAGCAGGCGCTTCAGGAACTCGCCGCGCGTGCCGCCGTTCTGACCGGACAAAACGAGCGGTCGATCTTCGAAGTGCTTTTGCAGCGTGAGAAGCTGGGAACCACCGCTGTCGGTTACGGCGTCGCGATTCCTCATGGCAAGCTGCCGAAGCTCGACAAGCTGTCCGGCCTGTTCGCGCGTCTGGATCGTCCGATCGATTTCGAAGCGATGGACGGCCAGCCGGTCGATCTGGTGTTCCTGTTGCTCGCTCCGGAAGGCGCCGGCGCGGATCATCTGAAGGCGCTGGCGCGCATCGCACGGCTGCTGCGCGATCAGGACATCGCCAAGAAGCTGCGCGCCTCAAAGGATGCTCAGGCGCTGTATTCGGTGCTGGCGCTGCCGCCGGCCACTGCGGCGTAG
- the raiA gene encoding ribosome-associated translation inhibitor RaiA encodes MTLRVSGKSISVGEALRDRVSDRTEEVLRKYFDGNYSGHITLSKDGFGFRTDCALHLDSGITLEADSMAADAYASADQALLLIEKRLRRYKSRLKDRSSRKTYAASAAFADLNGAALDAPSYVIEAPSHEDEEVHEFNPVIIAEATTSLKRCSVSEAVMELDLTGAPVVVFQHGSSGRVNVIYRRPDGNVGWVDPPAIPEPVRH; translated from the coding sequence ATGACACTCCGGGTCTCTGGAAAAAGCATCAGCGTCGGTGAAGCCTTGCGTGATCGCGTCAGCGACCGCACGGAAGAAGTGCTTCGAAAATATTTCGACGGCAATTATTCGGGCCACATCACGCTCAGCAAGGATGGGTTCGGCTTTCGTACCGATTGCGCGCTTCATCTGGATTCGGGAATCACGCTCGAGGCGGATTCGATGGCGGCCGACGCCTATGCCAGCGCCGACCAGGCGCTGCTGCTGATCGAGAAGCGCCTGCGCCGATACAAGAGCCGTTTGAAGGATCGTTCCTCGCGAAAGACATACGCGGCATCGGCTGCATTTGCCGATCTGAATGGCGCTGCGCTTGATGCGCCGAGCTATGTCATCGAAGCTCCGTCTCACGAAGACGAAGAGGTCCACGAGTTCAATCCGGTGATCATCGCCGAAGCGACCACATCGCTGAAGCGATGCTCGGTGAGTGAAGCTGTGATGGAGCTCGATCTGACCGGCGCGCCGGTGGTGGTTTTCCAGCATGGCTCCAGCGGCCGGGTGAATGTCATTTACCGGCGGCCGGACGGCAATGTCGGCTGGGTTGATCCGCCGGCGATTCCCGAACCGGTTCGCCATTGA